The Branchiostoma lanceolatum isolate klBraLanc5 chromosome 3, klBraLanc5.hap2, whole genome shotgun sequence DNA segment AAAATGCTACTGAAAGAGCTACAATTTTGATTTTCGCTGGTATATGTACTTATATTGGCtgtcacacgcacacacatacgcacgcacgcacacacatacatctacacacacacacacgcacgtacacacgcacacaagtacacacacgcgcgcgcacgcacacacgcatgtGACACAGATACACATACGCACACGCGCGCGTACACGCAAAATCACACACACCCTCTCACATGCACAAagttacacacacaaaactaacATCATAATATCGACATGGTATATGGCTAGCCAGGCTAGGTGTAACAAAATGAACAGGATGATTCGCCCATTAGCGGAGTAATTGATTggcaaatgaataaatgatcaACACCATTAATACCACATGCCGCATCTGTCGCGGCAACATTGTACGGCAATGTAGGAGAAGCGCCTTCTTACAATTTTTATGATATCTGCAGCCGCAAATGCAAAATGTGTGCACGAAACTGACGTTTTCTTGGGCACTTCTGTGCGGATTGAGCACGTTTTTACCTATGTTCATACGGTGATAATTAGTTAAATTCTCCTAACTTATCTACGAACCAAATATTGGATACTACTGGGAAACCGATGAGCGACCAAACAAGGTCTTGAGATCCGATTGGAAGACATTGAAGATCATTGAAAGATCATTTGAAGACTTTGGAGATCGTTGAAAGATCATTGAAAAACGGAGATCATGGGAAAATCTGGAAAATCATTGAATGATTAGTGGAAGACCTTGGGGGATCATTGAAAGGCTTTGGAAATCTTAGAAAGGTTATTGGAAGACCTTGGAGATCATTTGGAGATTCTGAAGACCATTGAAACATCATTGGAAGACCTTGGTATTGTCTAGATCTGATTAAATTTGTGGACCCTCAATGCTCTCCACGGTCTTCCCTACTCACATGGTGAACATGATATTGAACGGTGTAACATGTGCAGTTTTCCAAGTAATTGTTACCACGACATGTATGATCTACATGTTTGTCGTCCATTATTAAAGCTTCAGATCCTTAAAATTGCCATTTAACAGTTAGTTCAGCTTCCGTTGCAAAAACTAGAACCATACCTATAATGAAGAGGCCCCGACTACTGAACCAATACCCTTCCCATCGCTTGCTGCGGAACCAAATTGGCGGGGTTTGCGGCGGTAATTGCCAGATAATAGAAGGAGAACCGCACCAGGCAGATATCCCATTTGAATCAAATGAGGTAGTGATTAAGCGTTCTGACCTCGGCTATAAACGACGGAGATAGGGGAGCGCTTATGGCTCTCTTTTAATTGTTAAAGACCCCTATTTGTGAGAACGGTAAATGGGAAAAGTCAGGACGCAATGTTATGGGAGCCATCAATTGATTAGTTTGGAATGGGTAATAAGTCCATTTGGAAAtaagggtgggggggggggggcggtagAGCCAACGTTTACAGGCAACACACCAACCGTTACAAGTCTGAACTTAATGAACGGATGAAGAAGCATAATCTTTGCTTCGATTTGTGCAGATGATAATTTCAAAACAGATGTGGTAGGAAACATTCTGCCGACATGGAACGTTTGGAAGATAGCAATGTGCTGGATTAGCTTGACCATTGCCTAAAACTTACGCCCAATGACAACGTTGAAATTGTTGCTTGTGACTTTTGCACAATCAGATAAACTCTAATCAATTCGCCTGTAGAATTGTGCGTGATGTACTTCTGTGATATTAAGATTAGAATTCTGATGAGAAAGGAAATTTAGTATCTAAACCTTAACTGAAAATTTCTTTGCGTTAGGTATCTAAGTTTGATGCGGAACCATCAAAATAGCAGTATTGATTGGTAAGATATCGCGTTTTAATATCACTGTGGTTATACGTCtgttttatcaccatgaccAGAACTTAGCTTATAAGTGCATAAACGTACGATAGAggtgtttcattcattcattaaacagCTTAGAGTCCGTCTGACACGTCGACCtcctatctccaagcagatgcgtggttttggcttgtttttgttttcacccttttattacaggtttgcgcatttgaaatatagatttttggcgattttttttgtttgataaaaaaaaaaaattcgccaaaaatctatatttcaaaatattcgcgtaggcacgcgtcattcttttagtattactatcatgcacattcctgcaaagttatattgatgaacatcgaagcataagccaaggagagcgttttttctaaaaaaaaggggcgtggccttataaatcttgatgacgtaatcatgacatcatactaatttgcataaatcatcaccttgctataaggtactaccttaaaaaaaattaaggttgaggaaggtttagaaggcttaagaaaggtttttttcaaaaacatcccaaaattcctcagccacccttagacaatACCTTAAGTCTTTGCCTTAACAAGCTAATACATTGACAGGTATAAGTATCGATCTAAGCAAATTTCACATAGAAACTTTACTGTATCAATTATTACTTACGACGTAAAAGCACTTTACGTAACGTCATTCTTATGACCCACCAATGAACTAGATATGATGATGTAGACATGTGTCTGTAGCAAGGTTCGCAAAACTGAGAAAGTtaaggtctcatgcctgaattagTCCGCGTGTAAAGAATCCAGCCTAAAAAATTACAGGGCATAGAAagcgtgtgtttaggtggatcataaattgccttttattGGCCCCACTTGATATAAAAAGactttgagatgaaagcttgtttattactgCTGTCaagattaggtaggaaagtttcgtcatccgaGCGACTAGTAGGTCGGAGGTGTACGCATTTTGCCATGAGTGCTGCGGTCAGCCGCTGGCGGTACAACAGCGGCCTCGTGCGGACAGTGGCTGCTTGCAGTCTAAAATGCGATAAATATTGTTATAATGGTTAGatttgggtgaatctttttttattgcacgacgaacacgtgtgcttccaacagaaagcaaaacatcttcaGTGCAGTTGTTCGTTTTCTAGATTTGCAGTCAAAAAgtatttcaacgttgattcCCATGGAACGGCCTAATTGCCGTGTGAGACCTAAAAGACCATGGGCGATAGTCAACGAAGGACGTCGCGAAGGACGATGAACTTTGAAAGACtaaaatgcaaaaatggacaAGAATCTGAGGTGTAAAATGTATCAAGTAATGCCAACAGCTGCCAAGAGAAAAACAACGAAACAAAGGCTCTACCCACCATTTGATGTATTTCAACCAAAAGTTTGTTCCAAAGAGCGAATTCACCAACATGCAGTGGATAATTGACTTAGGTTATGTATGTTGGTAGTCATTTCTCTTCATCCTATGGATCTAGAAGTGACGCAAACCATTTCAATTACCAATCCCGATGCCTACATGCTGGGTAATGCTATTAGCATTGAGTCCACGTTTTCTACTCGGTCGATTCTAATGAAAGTATAGAAGATACAAAGAACGATTGTTCGGTTGAGCAGCTGTAACACAGGGGTAATATGCGAAATAAACATGCACAATGGAAGTTAAGTTTACATACAAATAGGGTCGCTGAGAAAAGTGAGAGATTTTGTTGCTACTATACCCTCTAGGCGCCGTGCGTGTATTCCTATATTAAACCATTGGAATTGGATCCTTTTTTTCACCACTAAACATTTTACCAACCGCCACCACCCAGCTCTTGTTAACTTTCGAACTGTCCCGCACTAGATACATTATCCTTGCTTAACTTCCCAGAACCAATTATCCTACGAAGTGTAGATGAAAGATTTCTAGTTGTTTAAATCGTCTCTATATGGCCTTATCAAGGTCACCGCTATGGTTAGGTTCATAGGTCAAACAGCCAATCATATACAGCGGTTGTGCGCAGTGGGTTTTTATTACGTCGCATGTGCAGTCGGTGTAGACGTAAATAACTGGTTGCTTTGAAACAAAGAATTATGCTCTGTGGAACACTCTGCCTAATCCGAACAGAGGAGCTTTATTCAAATGAGGCAAAGAAGAAAGGAGATCCTTAATCTGTGGAGCAACATGTGGTGATGTTTTGACCCGGAATCTGGGATTGAATGTGAAGATTGCGGATTTCACCAGCCAGACATGTCATGTAAGAGTTTGGGATGTTTATGTCTCTTGACAGACGACTTCTGGTGGATTTTGTAACGTTGAGTGACTCGCTTGGTTATCATCAAGCAGAGAATTTGGCAACAGATTTCTCAGACAGGGTCTGACCTCCGTGAGCTCATCAGATATTCTAGTCCATAGCTTGTGCGGGGGTGGTTCGTGGAACAAGCGACAGGCATCTCTTTGGTGCGGCCGATTGGAAGAAGACGGAGAAGAGAGAAACGACGTTGTTCCAACTCGCTTCGCTTTTTGCGTTGGGTTGATTGGTAATCAAACTTGACCTCACAAAATGTCTGCCGAAGGCCTTGCACTTGCCGGCCCCTTCCCGAACCAGACTGTGGCTGGGAACCAGACGGCGGTAAACAACGGCAGCGCGCTGAACTTGAACCCGTTACTCATTGATCCCATGGTGAACCTGACCATGAACATATGGATGAGCGTGTTTGTTGTGATCATGATGCTGTCTCTCGGTTGTACCATGGAGTATCATGTGGTACTACAGCACATCAAGAAACCGTTCGGTATGTTTATCGGGTTTCTGTCGCAGTTTGTGATCATGCCAGCACTGGCTTACGGGATGGTGCACGCGGTGGGATTGGGGGGCCTGTCGGCACTGACCGTGCTGATTCTAGGGTGCTGTCCCGGCGGAAAGGTGTCCAACATCTTGGCTCTCCTGGCAGCGGGAGACATGAATCTGAGGTACGCAAAATGTCGAGtcttcttctttaaaaaaaacaaaaaacattcacacaaacaGCTGTTGTCTGTTTTCATCTATTTTACGTGTAGAAAAAGTTCTTGTTCTATTACTTGCCGCGACatgatttgtgtttttttctctctctcgaATCTCCAATGTTCAAACCCTGAACAATTTCggttgcattttttgtgtgaacAAAGGCCCCTTGTGGACAAGCATTCTTCATGCATTCATGCAAATATTCTTACAGAGCATAATACAAGACTTAGTGTGTCGTGTGGTATATTAGAAAGTAGATGACGTTTCTCTCCGCAGATGTTGGGACTGAAATCGttggtttccttttttttctgagaaaataATGTGCAAGATTTCATATTGATTTAAATTTTAAGAAACCTGAGCAAGCTGACAAGAATCAAAAACGAAGTCAAACTTCTTGTATGCGCCAATCCCCCAAGTTACCACAGTTGGAATTTCTCAACATCAAAACCTTGTAATTTAAAGTGTGTCCTGTTCTCTACTCTACACATTGTGTTCATGGTAACATCAGATACGTGAATGAATGGCTTTGGACAATGAAATCGCAGCGAATGTTCAAGTCTTCATATTTTTGTGTCACCACCGACGAATTTTCTCAACATCAAAACTTTTTAAGTGTGCTCTGAGTGCTACTGTATAAACTATGTCCATGTTAACGTTAGGTACATGGACAGATATATAGCTTTGGAAAATCAAAATTATACCACAGCGCATTTTCAGCATATTTGCCACAGTCAAATTTTCAGAGCATTAGATTAAAAGTTTTCAGGTGTGCCAGACCCTACAAAATGTGTCCACGATAACGTTAGGTTCATATGTACATGGAACGTAGAAAATGAAACTACAGCATATGCATGGACCGgcatatatttttgtattaCCACGGTCGAATTTTCTCAACATCACAACTTTTTAATATGTGCCCTGTTAAGTGTGCCATACTCCTCAAAACATGCCCATGGTTtaataggtacatgtaaatagaaCAAGAAACTACAGACTGAGTATATTCTGCATATTTCTAATTTTTATCTCTGAGGTCCGCGTATCTTTTCATTTCCCCAGTATCTGCATGACCGTGTGCTCCACCACGTTAGCCATGGGCATGATGCCGCTGTGTCTGTGGCTGTACGGGCGGAAGCTGTCCGACTCGCAGACCGTCATCCCGTACGACTCCATCGGCATCACGCTTGTCTGTATCATCGTGCCTGTTGCAATCGGCGTCTACATCAAGTACAGGTCGGACAGGGCCGCCAAAATCATTCTTAGGGTAGGTGTCGTTAGTTTGGAAATCTTCCAGAATACAGAACGCTTTTTTCTGATTCTTGTTTTCTACCTAGCTATAATCACTGTCATTTGACCTGGTATGTGTCCGCTTTTAGCTCCAGATCGCACAAACTCTGAAGCTAAAAAAAGGATGGATACCAGCAGGCTACCTTCCCTTACATGTTGGACATTCTCCGTACGGTATTGGATTGCAACAGCATATTGAAGGCATTTTTTGGATGGAAAAGGTTTCTGGACAGCTTTGTCAATGGTCGTCTGTCATAGCCTCACTGAAAATTTGACAGCAGAATGTGTCAGCGCACTAATGACAGTAGAATGAGAGTTAAATGAATATGTCCAGTAGGGCTCATGATTAGGTTGTCCCGAGATATTTCAAATGAAAAGGCACTGTCATTTACGCTCTTTTTTTATCTATCcattcacattttcttcttacCATCTAGTTTAATTTTGTACAAGAAAGTTTATCTGCAATCCTTATCTTCACAGGTAGGAGGTGTGATCGTGCTTCTACAGTTGGTGATCGGCATGTGCATCGCCGTCTTCCTGTGGGGGATCGACAGGCTGTTGTCCATCCCGCGCACACTGATCGTGGTGGCCGTCGTAAT contains these protein-coding regions:
- the LOC136430476 gene encoding ileal sodium/bile acid cotransporter-like; this translates as MSAEGLALAGPFPNQTVAGNQTAVNNGSALNLNPLLIDPMVNLTMNIWMSVFVVIMMLSLGCTMEYHVVLQHIKKPFGMFIGFLSQFVIMPALAYGMVHAVGLGGLSALTVLILGCCPGGKVSNILALLAAGDMNLSICMTVCSTTLAMGMMPLCLWLYGRKLSDSQTVIPYDSIGITLVCIIVPVAIGVYIKYRSDRAAKIILRVGGVIVLLQLVIGMCIAVFLWGIDRLLSIPRTLIVVAVVMPFCGYVLGYIMASVFRLPQNCRRTVSMETGCQNSGLCMSILKLSFPVEEVGTVFFFPPLYAIFQTVEALIFIVLYHVWARKCGKEKGDLSLLAALKKTGQHAQNGISRDLQPNGGPLERSTDGTDLTTPVATSISSGDNNNANARSQTEWESML